In the Malassezia vespertilionis chromosome 3, complete sequence genome, one interval contains:
- the ETF1 gene encoding Electron transfer flavoprotein alpha-subunit (COG:C; BUSCO:EOG092649VG; EggNog:ENOG503NVHF), whose protein sequence is MPRARGSIRTFATSSALLDSLLFIEHKNGEINPATLSALTAAQKLGGDVHGLVLGSESDAKAVAEKASKIGGLAKVLVSTSDAFANQLAEPVAPLLKSLVEEKGYTHLVAGHTANGRDLIPRASSLLDASQVSDIISVDGPDTFVRPIYAGNALATVKSLDKTKVVTVRGTAFDAASTEGGSAAVEDVPAGSPEVPTKFIEEKLSESTRPDLGTAPRVVSGGRALKSAEGFVKYIEPLADKLKAAVGASRAAVDAGYADNALQVGQTGKIVAPELYFAVGISGAIQHLAGMKDSKTIVAINKDPEAPIFQIADLGLVADLYEAVPELTEKLQ, encoded by the coding sequence ATGCCCCGCGCCCGTGGCTCCATTCGGACCTTTGCGACGTCTTCTGCTCTTCTTGACTCGCTCCTGTTTATTGAGCACAAGAACGGCGAGATTAATCCCGCAACGCTTTCTGCGCTCACCGCCGCCCAAAAACtcggcggcgacgtgcaTGGTCTTGTTCTTGGCAGCGAGAGCGATGCCAAGGCTGTTGCAGAGAAGGCCTCTAAAATTGGCGGACTTGCCAAGGTGCTTGTGAGCACTTCGGACGCATTTGCGAATCAGCTCGCAGAGCCAGTTGCGCCTTTGCTTAAGAGCCTCGTCGAGGAGAAGGGCTACACGCACCTTGTCGCAGGCCACACTGCCAATGGTCGTGATCTTATTCCCCGTGCATCCTCCTTGCTTGATGCGTCACAGGTCTCGGACATCATCTCGGTTGACGGCCCCGACACGTTTGTGCGTCCCATCTATGCAGGCAATGCACTCGCCACGGTCAAGTCCCTCGACAAAACCAAGGTCGTCACCGTGCGTGGCACTGCCTTTGACGCCGCATCGACAGAGggcggcagcgctgctgTAGAAGACGTGCCCGCTGGCAGCCCCGAGGTGCCGACCAAGTTTATTGAAGAGAAGCTGAGCGAATCTACGCGCCCTGATCTTGGCACAGCTCCCCGCGTCGTATCCGGTGGCCGTGCGCTCAAGTCCGCTGAGGGCTTCGTCAAGTACATTGAGCCGCTCGCTGACAAGCTCAAGGCCGCCGTCGGTGCCTCGCGTGCTGCCGTCGATGCCGGCTATGCGGACAATGCATTGCAGGTCGGCCAGACTGGCAAGATTGTTGCACCAGAACTCTACTTCGCTGTGGGTATCAGCGGTGCGATTCAGCACCTTGCTGGTATGAAGGACAGCAAGACGATCGTTGCAATCAACAAGGACCCCGAGGCGCCGATTTTCCAGATTGCTGACCTTGGCCTTGTGGCCGATCTGTACGAGGCCGTGCCCGAGCTCACCGAGAAACTGCAGTAA